CAATATTTTATTGATTCGACAAAATCCGAGGATCTTGTTGACAGTTGTAATTGTTTTTAAATAATCGAAACATTCCCTTTATTTGTATGTAAGTCATTTATGGGACATGACTGTTTTCATTCCTCATTTATATAAGACGGTTTAGCCAAAGAAAAGTTTCATTTTTTTATTTGCCATTTCTAAATATACTAAAAAATAAAATCCAATTAGTGGTAACATTTCTACCTATCATAAACTTGAAACATGTGCAGCGCAATATGAATATAGTCTTATCTTTTACAGAATGGATTTTGAATAATTTTATATTAATTGGAAAACATAGCCACGAAGGACAAAAGAAATAAATTGAAAAGAGGAATCGTTTATGCCCAGAACTAGACCGGAGTTTACTAAAAGTCCTTATTTTGTTGATGAGCCTGGAAATTGGCATTTAAAGCCAGGTGCTCCAAAGGAACAGGAAATTGAGTTAGCAAATTACTTGTCTAGCCTTGAAAATGTAGACGAGCCAGGAACCATTAATGGTGTACAGATTCAATTTCCTTACAACCGTTAAATAACTATATATTATAGAAGAAAACGGTTACAACCTTTATTTTGTATGAAAAATAATTCAGCTCAAAAATAAAATAACCATTTTTTAGGAGTGAAAAACATGAATGTTAACCGTTTAAAACAGATTTTGTCTTCTTCAGCAGATATTGAAGTAAAATACAATGGGGCTTCTGTTTGGATTGATCAATTAAATGAAGATGGGAAAACTGCAAGGGTTCATTTACGAGGACCACTTGAAGAAAGAACAACAGTTGAAATTGCTGAACTGATAGAAGAATAATCATTTAATACCATCTTTTCGTTGAAAAAGTTATTTCCATTTTTATAATTACCAAAATTTAAGGCAGGATAGAAATCCTGCCTTAAACCATATCTTCATTCTCTTTATCAATATCACTAGGTGCGGGCTGATTATTCCGTACCATACTTCCAAGTACTTCTCTCTTATAACCCCCCACATCTTTACCAGCACCTGGGGCAATGTTCGCCATTGGAAGCTGCTCCAATTCTTTACCTCTTGGCATAATTTTTCACTCCTTTTTATTACGATGCCCAGTCTAATAAAAAGTTTACCCAGAGGACCTATTTACATAATTTTGGATATTA
The DNA window shown above is from Neobacillus sp. WH10 and carries:
- a CDS encoding H-type small acid-soluble spore protein, with the protein product MNVNRLKQILSSSADIEVKYNGASVWIDQLNEDGKTARVHLRGPLEERTTVEIAELIEE